ACAAACCAGCAAACTTTTAAAGGAGAGCGCCCCGGAAGCGGCCTGGAGGAAGGCAGGAGAAAAGGCCTTGGCCGATGGAAGATTTCAGCAGGCCCTGACGGCCTTCAGGGCTATCCCTGACGAGGAACAAATTGAAAAAATTCAGACAATGCTGAGGTCTTGAAATTTTATGCAAAACAATAACCATAAAAGGGATTATTACGAAGTCCTGGGTCTTTCAAAGCAGGCTAATGAAGAAGAGATCAAAAAAGCTTACCGGAAAATGGCCCTCAAATTTCACCCGGACCGAAATCCAGGGAACAAAGAAGCCGAAGAACGGTTTAAAGAGGCGGCCGAGGCCTATGAAGTTTTGCACGATTCCCAGAAGCGGGAAGTCTATGACCGGTTCGGTCATGAAGGATTGAAGAGCACCGGTTTTAGCGGCTTTGGCGGGTTTGAGGATATTTTTTCCAGTTTCGGGGATATCTTTGAGGACTTTTTCGGCTTCGGACGGAGAGGTCGGGGCAGTCAGTCCAGGGCCAGAGAAGGGGCGGACCTCCGCTATGATCTTTCGGTTTCCTTCATGGAAGCGGCCAAGGGGAAAGAAATGGAACTAAAAATCCCCCGGTTGGAAACCTGTTCCCTCTGCCATGGAAACGGTCTTGAACCCGGCACAAAGCCCGAATTTTGCCCTACCTGCGGCGGGAGAGGACAGGTGGTCCAGACCCAGGGATTTTTTCGAATCAGCACCCCCTGCCCCCGGTGTCACGGCCAGGGTCAGATTATCGCCCATCCCTGCAAAAACTGCCAGGGCCAGGGACGGACTGAGCAGACCAAAACCTTGTCGGTGAAGATCCCGGCCGGGATTTCCAGCGGATCCCGTTTACGTTTCCGGGGCCAGGGAGAAGGGGGAATCAATGGGGGTTCTTCCGGGGATTTGTATGTCGTGGTCTATGTGGAAGAACACGATTTCTTTCATCGGGAAGGGGATGACGTGATTTGTTCCATACCCATTTCGATGATTCAGGCTGCTTTAGGAGCGGAAATTGAGATACCGACCTTAAATAATCCTAAAAAACTCACCATTCCCAAAGGGACCCAGAACGGCCACACCCTGCGGCTGAAAGGCGAAGGGTTCCCCCACCTTCGGGGGTCCGGCAAAGGGGATCAACTCATTCAGGTGATGATCAAAATCCCCACCCATTTAAATAAAAAACAGGAAGAACTCCTGCGGGAATTTGAGGAATTGGAGACTAAAAAATCAGGTTCCCGGTTGTTTAAGTTGTTTTCCTGACCTTGTCATCGGGCAATAGGCTATGGGCGAAAAAAAATCATAAAATCGTTTTGCCTTTTGCCCTTCGCCTATTGCCTCGTGCCTTTCGCCTTTCTTTTTATCGGATATAGGCCTCGGTCACATAACGGCGCATCATGCGATGGGTGTTAAAATAATAGGCATTTTTTCCGATAGCGTTCTGCATCATGCGGACCCAAATTCCATTATCCTGGTAAAACGTGGGGATAATAACCTTCTCAAGCTTGTTGTAAAGGTCCTCCGCATCCCGGGTATCGAAGCTGTCGACCAGTTGGGTTTCCGTGGGGCTCGGCCCGATAGACCAGCCGGTGTATCCTTCGATATGACCTTCGATCCACCAGCCGTCCAGGACACTGAAATTCACAACGCCGTTATGGGCCGCTTTCATCCCGCTGGTGCCTGAGGCCTCCCGGGGTCTTAAGGGGGTATTCAGCCAGACATCCACTCCGGAAACCAATTTTAAGGCCACCTCCATATCATAATTGGGAAGATAGACAATCTTGATCAGGCTTTTTAATTTTTCCTTAAAGGCAAAAATATTTTCAATCAAGGCCTTGCCCGGACGATCATTAGGATGGGCCTTTCCGGCATAGATGATTTGGATCTTTCCGGTCCCAATGGTTTTAAGCCGTTCCAGGTCGCTAAACAAAAGATCAGCCCGTTTGTAAGCCGTGGCCCGGCGGGCAAATCCAAAAGTCAATAAACCGGGATCCATCTCTACGCCGGTTGTTTCCCGGACATAATTGAATAAGATCGATTTTGCTTCCAGATGGGCTTCCCAGATCTCCTGGTCGGGGATCCGGCCTATGCGGACAAATAATTCAGGTTCATTGGCCCAGCCGGGAAGATATTTATCGTAAAGCCGCTTGAAGCTCTCACAGGTCCAGGTATAGGAATGGACCCCGTTGGTGATGGCGTTGATTTTATAACCAGGGAACATGGTCCTGGAGACTTCTCCGTGCTTTTTGGCCACCCCGTTGACAAACTCACTCAGGTTGAGGGCCAGCAGAGTCATATTAAGGGCCTCCTGGCCGGCCAGACCTTTTAACACATCAAAGGGAATGGGTTCTCCCAGAATCTGCCGGACAAGGTCGTATGAAAATCGGTCGTGGCCGGCCTCGACCGGGGTATGCGTGGTGAAGACACAGAGCTCTTTAACCCGGTTCACATCCCAGACCAGTTTCTCATCCCAGACCTCTTCTATAGGCTTTTGAAAATTATGGAGAAGCTCCAGGGTCAGCAGGCTGGCATGCCCTTCATTGAGA
The sequence above is a segment of the Deltaproteobacteria bacterium genome. Coding sequences within it:
- the dnaJ gene encoding molecular chaperone DnaJ, with product MQNNNHKRDYYEVLGLSKQANEEEIKKAYRKMALKFHPDRNPGNKEAEERFKEAAEAYEVLHDSQKREVYDRFGHEGLKSTGFSGFGGFEDIFSSFGDIFEDFFGFGRRGRGSQSRAREGADLRYDLSVSFMEAAKGKEMELKIPRLETCSLCHGNGLEPGTKPEFCPTCGGRGQVVQTQGFFRISTPCPRCHGQGQIIAHPCKNCQGQGRTEQTKTLSVKIPAGISSGSRLRFRGQGEGGINGGSSGDLYVVVYVEEHDFFHREGDDVICSIPISMIQAALGAEIEIPTLNNPKKLTIPKGTQNGHTLRLKGEGFPHLRGSGKGDQLIQVMIKIPTHLNKKQEELLREFEELETKKSGSRLFKLFS
- the glgP gene encoding alpha-glucan family phosphorylase — its product is MNPEALQLMELTQEPKISYFSMEIGIHSSIPTYSGGLGVLAGDTIKSGADLNLPMVAVTLITKKGYFRQELDSKGRQTEHPVLWDPVKSMTLLSPKVSVEIEGRRVLIQVWHYTVKSFTGGKVPVFFLDTDLEENAPEDREITSFLYGKDLPYRLKQEIVLGLGGARMLKKLGFEIKKYHLNEGHASLLTLELLHNFQKPIEEVWDEKLVWDVNRVKELCVFTTHTPVEAGHDRFSYDLVRQILGEPIPFDVLKGLAGQEALNMTLLALNLSEFVNGVAKKHGEVSRTMFPGYKINAITNGVHSYTWTCESFKRLYDKYLPGWANEPELFVRIGRIPDQEIWEAHLEAKSILFNYVRETTGVEMDPGLLTFGFARRATAYKRADLLFSDLERLKTIGTGKIQIIYAGKAHPNDRPGKALIENIFAFKEKLKSLIKIVYLPNYDMEVALKLVSGVDVWLNTPLRPREASGTSGMKAAHNGVVNFSVLDGWWIEGHIEGYTGWSIGPSPTETQLVDSFDTRDAEDLYNKLEKVIIPTFYQDNGIWVRMMQNAIGKNAYYFNTHRMMRRYVTEAYIR